A section of the Mesobacillus jeotgali genome encodes:
- the shc gene encoding squalene--hopene cyclase: MRQRVYNEMNRIANQLIQDQSEDGSWRYPFETGIASDCSMIILLRTLEINDEEFIKELVERIAGKQQGDGSWKLFHDEEKGNLTSTVEAYYSLLYSGYRNKKDPEIQAARRFILANGGAAEVHMFLKILMAVTGQCAWPHFPINIEVMLLPDSFPINLFDLSVYGRANIIPFLILANTNFRKRTPRSPNLSDLFQNNHVRFFTQDEENEARSLINWIKQGIKGLKYHGNLRELSLYRAEKYMLDRLEPDGTFCNYFSSTFLMIFALLARGYPSTHPVITRAVQGLKAMATRIDGELHCQYTTATVWNTTLINYALQESGLPYSSGTIQNANHYILSRQHLKYGDWAIHEPNLLPGGWGFADLNTFHPDIDDTTAALRSIRTLATEQVDSRQAWDRGINWLISMQNNDGGWPAFEKNVDKKVLNLLPIEGGKDLLIDPSTADLTGRTLEFFGNYSHLDFHHPMIKDGIRWLLRHQNSDGSWVGRWGVYIYGTWAAVTGMVAVGVSPNHPAIQKALTWLRKIQNPDGGWGESCKSDIKKRYVPLGESTRTHTAWALDTLISAANEVTPEIENGAAFLVDRKKKEWTTTYPKGRGMAGAFYINYHCYEYVFPLLALAHFQKLAGGQLLTSE, encoded by the coding sequence ATGAGGCAGCGAGTATACAACGAAATGAACAGAATCGCTAATCAGTTAATACAGGACCAATCTGAAGATGGGTCCTGGCGTTATCCTTTCGAAACCGGGATCGCATCGGACTGCAGTATGATTATCTTATTGCGGACATTGGAAATAAATGATGAGGAGTTCATAAAAGAATTGGTGGAACGCATCGCAGGAAAACAGCAGGGAGATGGATCATGGAAACTGTTTCATGATGAGGAAAAAGGGAATCTGACATCCACTGTGGAAGCTTATTACTCCCTCCTTTATTCTGGTTACCGAAATAAAAAAGATCCGGAAATCCAGGCGGCAAGACGCTTTATTCTGGCCAACGGAGGCGCCGCGGAAGTCCATATGTTTTTGAAAATCTTGATGGCCGTAACAGGACAATGTGCATGGCCGCACTTCCCCATTAATATAGAAGTGATGCTTTTACCTGACTCCTTTCCAATCAATCTTTTTGACCTCTCTGTATATGGCAGAGCCAATATTATCCCTTTTTTGATACTCGCCAATACGAATTTTCGTAAGCGAACACCTCGGTCGCCCAATCTTTCCGATTTATTTCAAAATAACCATGTCCGTTTTTTTACACAGGATGAAGAAAATGAGGCGCGCTCGTTGATCAATTGGATAAAACAAGGGATCAAGGGCTTGAAATACCATGGAAACCTTCGCGAATTGTCCTTATATCGCGCCGAAAAATATATGCTGGATCGGCTTGAACCCGACGGCACCTTTTGCAATTATTTCAGCTCGACTTTTCTGATGATTTTCGCCTTACTGGCGAGAGGCTATCCAAGCACACATCCGGTGATTACTCGCGCCGTGCAAGGTTTAAAAGCAATGGCCACCCGAATAGACGGAGAACTTCATTGCCAGTACACGACGGCTACGGTCTGGAATACGACTTTAATTAATTATGCACTGCAAGAATCCGGACTCCCCTATTCATCCGGCACTATTCAAAACGCAAATCATTACATTCTCTCCCGCCAGCATCTCAAATACGGAGATTGGGCCATTCATGAACCGAATCTGTTGCCCGGAGGCTGGGGGTTTGCGGATTTGAATACATTTCACCCGGATATTGACGACACAACAGCAGCACTTCGGTCGATACGTACATTGGCCACAGAGCAAGTAGATAGCCGGCAGGCATGGGATCGTGGCATAAACTGGCTCATTTCCATGCAAAACAATGACGGAGGCTGGCCGGCATTCGAAAAAAATGTAGATAAGAAAGTGTTGAATTTGTTACCGATAGAGGGTGGAAAAGATTTATTGATTGATCCGTCTACCGCTGATTTAACGGGAAGGACTTTAGAGTTCTTCGGTAACTACTCCCATTTGGATTTCCACCACCCAATGATAAAAGACGGGATTCGCTGGCTGCTGCGGCATCAAAATTCAGATGGATCCTGGGTCGGGCGCTGGGGCGTGTATATTTATGGAACATGGGCCGCTGTTACAGGAATGGTTGCAGTTGGGGTTTCTCCGAATCATCCCGCAATCCAAAAGGCTCTAACCTGGCTGCGGAAAATCCAGAATCCCGACGGTGGCTGGGGAGAATCTTGTAAAAGTGATATCAAAAAACGGTATGTGCCCCTCGGCGAAAGCACCCGCACACATACCGCCTGGGCTCTTGACACACTCATCTCAGCAGCAAATGAAGTTACCCCTGAAATTGAAAACGGTGCAGCTTTTTTAGTGGATAGGAAGAAAAAAGAGTGGACGACGACCTACCCAAAAGGAAGGGGAATGGCCGGAGCCTTTTATATCAATTACCATTGTTATGAGTATGTTTTTCCATTGCTAGCTCTGGCTCATTTTCAAAAATTAGCTGGCGGGCAGCTCTTAACCAGTGAATAA
- a CDS encoding histidine phosphatase family protein → MDDIVAIALFRHGMTMENKRQAYLGWTDSPLVPGQVFPEILEDFDRIYTSDLGRCRETAKVLFPNKTAEVVPELREMSFGEWEGKTYEQLKNDVIYQKWLDEPFRISPPNGESFFAFTQRVNKGWGEITGKMIEHRVKTSALVTHGGVIRYLLTAYSPEKRDFWEWSIPYGRGYQLTWSREGLRRGERCISLREVPLMENQNGSGSNIS, encoded by the coding sequence GTGGATGACATTGTGGCTATTGCATTATTTCGCCATGGGATGACGATGGAAAATAAACGTCAGGCATACCTGGGATGGACGGATTCACCTTTGGTGCCTGGACAGGTTTTTCCTGAGATTCTTGAGGATTTCGATAGGATTTATACAAGCGATCTTGGAAGGTGCAGGGAAACTGCGAAAGTCCTTTTTCCTAACAAAACTGCAGAGGTGGTACCTGAACTTAGGGAAATGAGTTTTGGAGAATGGGAAGGGAAAACATACGAACAGCTGAAGAACGATGTCATCTATCAAAAGTGGCTGGATGAACCTTTCAGAATTTCTCCACCAAATGGGGAATCCTTTTTTGCCTTTACTCAGCGCGTAAATAAAGGTTGGGGCGAAATTACCGGGAAAATGATTGAACATCGAGTAAAAACATCTGCATTAGTCACACATGGTGGAGTGATTCGTTATTTATTGACTGCATATTCTCCTGAAAAGAGAGATTTTTGGGAATGGAGCATTCCGTATGGCCGCGGCTATCAATTAACCTGGAGCAGAGAGGGTTTAAGGAGGGGTGAACGATGCATTTCGTTACGGGAGGTGCCTTTAATGGAAAATCAAAATGGGTCAGGGAGCAATATCAGCTAG
- the cobS gene encoding adenosylcobinamide-GDP ribazoletransferase → MSWFKGFLINLQFFSTIPIPFSLPMDKKHLERAIQTFPLLGIVQGAIYAGLLYSIMEWTPFSTLAAAFVLWLASILITGGIHLDGWIDSSDAFFSYRDQEKRLEIMKDPRTGAFGVLSVITLLGSKFFFLYEIVGMMDSATYLLALAIPFLSRTVMGVLLVTVRPAKNEGLGALFKNASSKRTLWIYPVYLLGFAGILLFNGVYISLASYLIAVILVTLFLKQKIVEWFGGLTGDTLGASVELTEVLLWMTLWLLHYFAMG, encoded by the coding sequence ATGAGTTGGTTTAAGGGATTTCTGATCAATCTCCAGTTCTTCTCGACTATACCGATTCCTTTTAGCTTGCCAATGGACAAAAAGCATCTGGAAAGAGCGATTCAAACATTCCCTTTACTGGGGATCGTGCAAGGTGCAATTTACGCAGGTCTTCTATATAGCATTATGGAGTGGACACCATTTTCTACTCTTGCAGCTGCATTTGTGCTGTGGCTTGCAAGTATTCTTATAACCGGTGGGATCCATCTTGATGGCTGGATCGATTCTAGTGATGCTTTTTTCTCCTACCGGGATCAGGAAAAGCGATTAGAAATCATGAAGGATCCAAGGACCGGGGCGTTTGGTGTCTTGTCCGTTATTACACTGTTGGGTTCAAAGTTTTTCTTTCTATACGAAATTGTAGGCATGATGGATAGTGCTACCTACTTGCTAGCACTTGCTATTCCTTTTCTTAGCAGAACAGTCATGGGAGTCCTGCTCGTTACAGTCAGGCCAGCAAAAAATGAAGGGCTAGGGGCATTGTTTAAAAATGCTTCATCAAAGAGAACGTTATGGATTTACCCGGTTTATCTTCTTGGTTTTGCAGGGATTCTGCTTTTTAATGGTGTATATATAAGCCTGGCCAGCTATCTCATTGCTGTCATTCTCGTTACCTTATTCCTTAAGCAGAAGATAGTGGAATGGTTTGGAGGGTTGACCGGGGATACGCTAGGCGCAAGTGTCGAACTAACGGAGGTATTACTGTGGATGACATTGTGGCTATTGCATTATTTCGCCATGGGATGA
- a CDS encoding ABC transporter substrate-binding protein — MKKLNALLFALLLTIAALAGCGSSTEQSNAQPAKKNETAQKAEVKFPVSITDGTGQEVKIESKPEKIVSLIPSNTEIAYGLDLGDQIVGVSDFDNYPEEVAKKEKIGGMEFNVEKIISLKPELVLAHASSAHTSAAGLQQLKDAGITVLVVNDATTFDQVYESISMIGTASGEKEKADALIADMKKKIEGIKSKAKEVKEEDRKSVFVEVSPAPEVYAAGKKTFIDEMLQIINAENTVTEEGWPKLDSEAIIKSNPDVIITTHGYYTPEPVKNVTSRKGWDKITAVKENRVVDVHSDKVTRTGPRLTEGVEELAKAVYPDVFK; from the coding sequence ATGAAGAAGTTGAATGCATTATTATTTGCTCTATTATTGACGATTGCGGCTCTGGCTGGGTGTGGAAGCAGTACTGAACAGTCAAACGCACAGCCTGCAAAGAAAAATGAAACAGCGCAGAAGGCAGAAGTGAAATTCCCTGTCAGCATCACGGATGGAACAGGACAAGAAGTGAAGATTGAATCGAAACCAGAAAAAATCGTTTCACTGATACCAAGCAATACGGAGATTGCCTACGGCTTGGACCTGGGTGATCAAATTGTCGGAGTTTCTGATTTTGATAATTATCCTGAAGAAGTAGCGAAGAAAGAAAAAATTGGCGGCATGGAGTTCAATGTTGAGAAAATCATTTCTTTAAAGCCAGAGTTGGTCCTTGCCCATGCGTCAAGTGCACATACATCTGCAGCAGGTCTTCAACAGCTTAAAGATGCGGGAATTACAGTACTTGTTGTTAATGATGCGACTACATTCGATCAAGTTTATGAATCTATCAGCATGATTGGTACAGCGTCAGGGGAAAAGGAAAAAGCCGATGCTTTGATCGCAGACATGAAGAAAAAGATTGAAGGGATCAAATCAAAAGCAAAGGAAGTAAAAGAGGAAGACAGAAAGTCGGTATTTGTCGAAGTGTCCCCGGCGCCTGAAGTTTATGCAGCTGGGAAGAAAACCTTCATTGACGAAATGCTGCAAATTATTAATGCGGAAAATACTGTAACAGAAGAAGGATGGCCTAAGCTTGATTCAGAGGCGATTATTAAAAGCAATCCAGACGTGATTATCACGACCCATGGTTACTATACTCCGGAACCGGTGAAAAATGTAACAAGCCGCAAAGGCTGGGACAAGATTACTGCCGTAAAGGAAAACCGTGTAGTGGATGTTCATTCCGATAAGGTGACAAGAACTGGGCCGAGGCTGACAGAAGGAGTAGAGGAGCTTGCAAAAGCTGTTTACCCGGATGTTTTTAAATAA
- a CDS encoding bifunctional adenosylcobinamide kinase/adenosylcobinamide-phosphate guanylyltransferase, producing MAGESSLIFISGGVRSGKSRFAEILAGKWEAKYSGQLHYVAAGQPSDQEMKERILRHQQDREFSGLHWRTWEIPRNLSSLSMVLTKNDIVLLDCLTTLLNNEFFYKDGQWKNDNFPKMIAIKIINELKQVAEQARAFIIVSNEVLGEAVTDDRLVFTYAKVLGQLHQAIVKEADYAYLVEAGVPIMMKGECSS from the coding sequence ATGGCTGGAGAGTCGTCTTTAATTTTTATCAGCGGCGGTGTTCGTAGCGGCAAAAGTCGTTTTGCGGAGATTCTTGCGGGTAAGTGGGAAGCTAAATATTCCGGGCAGCTGCATTATGTTGCTGCAGGGCAGCCTAGCGACCAGGAAATGAAAGAGAGAATTCTTCGTCATCAACAGGACCGGGAATTCAGCGGTCTGCATTGGAGAACCTGGGAAATACCGAGAAATCTTTCTTCGTTATCAATGGTTCTCACAAAAAACGACATCGTCCTGCTTGATTGCCTGACAACGTTACTGAATAATGAATTTTTTTATAAAGATGGGCAGTGGAAAAATGATAACTTCCCGAAAATGATCGCAATAAAAATCATCAATGAGCTGAAGCAAGTGGCTGAACAAGCTAGAGCGTTTATCATTGTGAGCAACGAAGTCCTTGGAGAAGCGGTAACCGATGATCGGCTTGTATTTACCTATGCTAAGGTGCTGGGCCAGCTTCATCAAGCTATTGTGAAAGAAGCAGATTATGCTTATTTAGTGGAAGCTGGTGTGCCGATTATGATGAAGGGAGAGTGTTCTTCATGA
- the cbiB gene encoding adenosylcobinamide-phosphate synthase CbiB, producing MILNHLIAVTLAVVLDWFVGDPPDWPHPVKWMGTLIYKLDRTMNRGNGRKAKGTAMVAVVLLIIGSAAILVTSFFYYLHPAVGILMEAVLISTAIAQKSLKEAGLSVYHPLVDQDMEEARHKLSWIVGRDTDQLEEPEIVRATVETVAENTSDGITAPLFWAVIGGAPLALVYRAINTCDSMVGYKNEKYFDFGWASAKLDDLANWVPSRITSLCMVMMNRPLYNTRIAAWKVVRRDAKKHPSPNSGWGEAAVAAILGVQLGGINYYKGVISERATMGEALVTLEKNHILAANKIVTATVPLFLTVLWLGGILFEMAISWCQSTLFI from the coding sequence ATGATTCTGAATCATCTTATCGCCGTGACACTGGCTGTGGTCCTTGATTGGTTTGTTGGTGATCCGCCGGATTGGCCGCATCCTGTAAAATGGATGGGAACACTTATTTATAAGTTAGATAGGACAATGAATAGAGGAAACGGCAGAAAAGCTAAAGGAACGGCAATGGTCGCTGTCGTCCTGCTGATCATAGGAAGCGCTGCCATCCTGGTCACATCCTTTTTTTATTACCTGCATCCAGCGGTGGGAATCCTCATGGAAGCTGTTCTGATTTCAACCGCGATTGCTCAAAAAAGCCTCAAGGAGGCTGGACTTTCGGTTTACCATCCACTTGTCGATCAAGATATGGAAGAGGCCAGGCATAAGCTCTCCTGGATTGTTGGCCGAGATACAGACCAGCTTGAGGAACCAGAAATTGTCCGGGCAACTGTTGAGACGGTTGCTGAAAACACCAGCGATGGCATAACTGCTCCGCTTTTCTGGGCTGTGATTGGCGGAGCTCCGCTTGCACTTGTTTATCGGGCAATCAATACCTGTGATTCGATGGTCGGTTATAAAAATGAAAAGTATTTTGATTTTGGCTGGGCATCGGCAAAGCTTGATGATTTGGCGAACTGGGTGCCAAGCAGGATCACTTCCCTTTGCATGGTCATGATGAACCGCCCGCTTTACAACACAAGAATTGCCGCCTGGAAAGTGGTCAGGCGTGATGCAAAAAAACACCCAAGCCCAAACAGCGGCTGGGGAGAGGCAGCGGTAGCAGCGATACTGGGTGTCCAGCTCGGAGGCATCAATTATTATAAAGGCGTCATTTCTGAACGTGCCACGATGGGTGAAGCCCTTGTCACTCTTGAGAAAAATCATATTCTAGCAGCAAACAAAATCGTTACAGCGACTGTCCCTCTGTTTTTAACAGTGCTGTGGCTTGGGGGGATTCTCTTTGAAATGGCCATCTCATGGTGCCAATCCACACTATTTATATGA
- the cobD gene encoding threonine-phosphate decarboxylase CobD produces MKWPSHGANPHYLYEAMNLPVPKEKLDFSANINPLGLPPVLKENWSRLLEGVSEYPDPHGTILKRKIAEQEGLDENQVLLGNGGAEIISLIGRMLAGKQAVIVQPAFSEYEEACRVNGCKVQYHQLPPNWGWEDRGLSDKLKEADALFLCNPNNPTGTYYPRPIIIHLLEECRRHHCLLIVDEAFYDFLAEYESITQYIHEFNNLLIIRSMTKMFAIPGLRLGYLLANPEVIKKIAAFQPHWSTNAIALKAGEWCLDSESYIKETITLIEQERRRLFGFYQNRNLLVSPSRINFYLLKDPVFEDQYPFLQFLLNRGIIPRHTLNFPGLEGGWLRFAIKGPEDNDKLMEAVDEWLESRL; encoded by the coding sequence TTGAAATGGCCATCTCATGGTGCCAATCCACACTATTTATATGAAGCGATGAATCTGCCAGTTCCAAAAGAAAAGCTGGATTTCAGTGCCAATATTAATCCACTGGGTCTCCCTCCTGTGTTAAAAGAGAATTGGTCTCGGCTCCTTGAGGGTGTCTCGGAATATCCGGATCCACACGGAACAATTTTAAAAAGAAAGATTGCCGAACAGGAAGGATTAGATGAAAATCAAGTCCTGCTTGGGAATGGAGGGGCGGAAATCATTTCACTGATTGGCCGGATGCTTGCTGGAAAACAGGCGGTGATTGTCCAGCCTGCTTTTTCGGAATATGAAGAAGCTTGCAGGGTGAATGGCTGCAAGGTGCAGTATCACCAGCTGCCGCCGAACTGGGGCTGGGAGGATCGGGGTTTAAGTGACAAGCTCAAGGAAGCTGATGCTCTATTTCTATGCAATCCTAATAATCCAACCGGTACCTACTATCCTAGACCCATTATTATTCATTTGCTGGAGGAGTGCAGAAGGCATCATTGCTTGCTGATCGTGGATGAGGCATTTTACGACTTCCTCGCAGAATACGAATCTATCACTCAATACATACATGAATTTAATAATTTGCTCATCATCAGATCGATGACAAAAATGTTTGCTATACCTGGCTTGAGGCTTGGCTATTTGCTCGCGAATCCTGAAGTCATCAAGAAAATCGCAGCCTTCCAGCCACACTGGAGCACGAATGCGATTGCCTTGAAGGCAGGTGAATGGTGCCTCGATAGTGAATCTTACATAAAAGAAACAATTACCTTAATCGAGCAGGAAAGAAGGCGTCTTTTCGGTTTTTATCAAAACAGGAACCTGTTAGTCTCTCCATCCCGCATTAATTTTTACCTTCTAAAGGATCCAGTTTTTGAAGACCAGTATCCATTTCTGCAATTCCTGCTTAATAGAGGAATCATCCCCAGGCATACATTGAACTTTCCTGGACTTGAAGGTGGATGGCTGAGATTTGCGATCAAGGGACCTGAAGATAATGACAAATTGATGGAGGCGGTGGATGAATGGCTGGAGAGTCGTCTTTAA
- a CDS encoding cobyric acid synthase, whose translation MKGIMVLGTASDVGKSLIATAICRAYANEGVRVAPFKSQNMSNNSYVTSDGKEIGRAQGIQAEAARTEATVWMNPILLKPRSDQNAEVVLFGKAVNTLSGKAYRDIFYEKGLKAISSAFENLEDEYEMIVMEGAGSPVEINLKDRELVNMKVAEIADVPAVLVADIDRGGVFASIIGTLELMTPEEKLRVKGLIINKFRGDLSLFEEGIKWLESRTGIPVLGVLPFLENHMIDGEDSLSIPASTYKAGLDIAVIKPPYISNFSDVEPFYLEHDVSVRWVSSPGEIGEPDAIILPGTKSTIKDLQYFKKAGIGSWLRDYAANGGFIAGICGGYQMLGDKLIDPIGSDTGTAGSEEEGMGIIPAVTTFSKDKITVRIEGKLHQDIGTTLTVKGYEIHLGQTEIGCRQPFLLLNNGREEGFYGKNGRIIGTYLHHIFHNDEWRNLWLNSIRQAKGLPVQKPVYIGRLKDQKYDELADHLKEHLDWDRLKGISYNWRKSHELV comes from the coding sequence ATGAAGGGAATCATGGTTCTAGGTACAGCATCTGATGTTGGAAAAAGCCTGATTGCCACTGCAATCTGCCGGGCCTATGCTAATGAGGGTGTTCGTGTGGCGCCTTTCAAGTCGCAAAATATGTCAAACAACTCGTATGTCACCTCTGATGGAAAAGAAATCGGCAGAGCCCAGGGTATACAGGCAGAGGCAGCAAGGACAGAGGCGACGGTGTGGATGAATCCCATTCTGCTTAAACCGAGGTCCGACCAGAACGCGGAAGTGGTCTTATTTGGGAAGGCAGTCAATACCTTATCGGGAAAAGCATACAGGGATATTTTTTACGAAAAGGGACTTAAAGCAATCTCTTCCGCTTTTGAAAATCTTGAAGATGAATATGAAATGATTGTGATGGAGGGTGCGGGCAGCCCGGTTGAAATCAATTTAAAGGACCGTGAGCTTGTCAACATGAAGGTGGCAGAAATCGCCGATGTACCGGCTGTACTGGTCGCGGATATTGACAGAGGCGGGGTATTTGCCAGCATTATTGGCACTTTGGAACTTATGACTCCCGAAGAGAAATTGCGGGTAAAAGGTTTGATTATCAATAAATTCCGCGGTGACCTATCCTTGTTCGAAGAAGGCATTAAATGGCTGGAATCTAGAACAGGGATTCCAGTCCTTGGCGTACTCCCGTTTCTCGAAAACCATATGATTGATGGAGAAGATTCCTTATCAATCCCGGCATCCACTTACAAGGCCGGGCTGGATATTGCGGTGATCAAGCCTCCATACATTTCGAATTTCAGTGATGTAGAGCCTTTCTATCTTGAACATGATGTCTCGGTCCGCTGGGTCAGTTCACCTGGGGAGATCGGTGAACCTGATGCTATCATCCTGCCAGGCACAAAAAGCACCATCAAGGACCTTCAATATTTTAAAAAGGCCGGGATTGGAAGCTGGCTCCGTGATTATGCTGCAAACGGGGGATTTATAGCTGGGATTTGCGGGGGCTATCAAATGCTTGGCGATAAGCTGATTGATCCGATCGGGAGTGATACCGGCACTGCAGGCTCAGAGGAAGAAGGAATGGGGATCATTCCGGCTGTCACCACTTTTTCAAAGGATAAAATCACCGTTAGAATAGAAGGGAAGCTTCATCAAGACATTGGAACCACTCTTACTGTCAAGGGTTATGAGATTCATCTTGGGCAAACTGAAATCGGATGCCGTCAGCCATTTTTGTTGTTGAATAATGGCAGGGAAGAAGGTTTTTATGGAAAGAATGGCCGCATTATTGGTACATATCTGCATCATATTTTTCACAATGATGAATGGAGAAATCTCTGGCTGAATTCCATTAGACAGGCCAAGGGGCTGCCAGTACAAAAACCGGTTTATATAGGCAGGCTCAAGGACCAGAAGTATGATGAACTGGCGGACCATCTGAAAGAACATCTCGACTGGGACAGGCTGAAGGGAATTTCTTATAATTGGAGAAAAAGCCATGAGTTGGTTTAA
- a CDS encoding DUF2515 domain-containing protein: MHFFDGNDRNTQDNLWQRMMPFLLNSFSDVKRELKKKIKKKSPCHPSSLSEHDKQCIKFIKEQTKQHNQNNVTRSQAYFHFYLQHPEIHWALLAHMVSRNVGWNMTDLKGELLTKLLPESDQKAFFSFLERGSWLIFGDIFPQFLIYDLSVRGSREMFHLLPFFGTSTFMDTMWSYFWRRRDSYTLAIAMVINEQSYLENRLIQNHHFKKNVTGTVSFKMYDFLQLNNIIFPYGSGEKREKALLTGSALRYFTSLHERILFGKKLYSLLFQHEEILKGVLKWAHEHPHTGSRKDYWPHLFNDINESLPRSLYKRRVKNCVLRKGAERLYSPPLKYAWPNIPHEDAEGGDWFKDWHILDYIHKEVSLDGDILNNYCKTIETIELAVMAKEAILLREEE, translated from the coding sequence ATGCATTTCTTTGATGGGAATGACCGAAACACTCAAGACAATCTATGGCAAAGGATGATGCCGTTTTTGCTGAACTCCTTCTCAGATGTAAAAAGAGAGTTGAAAAAAAAGATAAAAAAGAAATCTCCCTGCCATCCGTCGAGTTTATCAGAACATGATAAACAATGTATTAAATTCATTAAAGAACAGACGAAACAGCATAATCAAAACAATGTTACACGCAGCCAGGCTTATTTTCATTTTTATCTTCAGCACCCAGAGATACATTGGGCGCTTCTCGCGCATATGGTATCCCGAAACGTCGGGTGGAACATGACGGATCTAAAAGGGGAATTGCTGACAAAACTGCTGCCTGAAAGTGATCAGAAAGCCTTTTTTTCTTTTCTGGAACGGGGCAGTTGGCTGATTTTTGGGGATATATTCCCTCAATTTTTGATTTATGATCTGAGTGTGAGAGGCAGCCGAGAAATGTTCCACCTGTTGCCTTTTTTCGGCACTTCCACCTTCATGGATACGATGTGGAGTTATTTTTGGCGAAGACGGGATAGCTATACATTGGCGATTGCGATGGTAATAAATGAACAAAGCTATTTGGAAAATAGATTGATTCAAAATCATCATTTCAAAAAAAATGTAACAGGTACGGTCAGCTTTAAAATGTATGATTTTTTGCAGCTTAATAACATTATTTTCCCTTATGGTTCAGGGGAAAAAAGGGAGAAAGCTTTGCTTACCGGCTCAGCCTTACGGTATTTCACTTCTCTCCACGAAAGAATTTTATTCGGTAAAAAATTGTATTCGCTTCTTTTTCAGCATGAAGAGATTCTAAAGGGCGTGTTGAAATGGGCGCATGAGCATCCTCACACGGGCTCACGGAAAGATTATTGGCCACATTTGTTTAATGATATCAATGAATCATTACCCCGATCCCTTTATAAGCGCCGGGTCAAGAATTGCGTGTTGAGAAAGGGTGCCGAGCGGCTGTACAGTCCGCCTTTAAAATATGCCTGGCCAAATATTCCTCATGAGGATGCTGAAGGTGGAGATTGGTTTAAGGACTGGCATATCCTTGATTATATTCATAAAGAAGTCAGTTTGGATGGCGATATTTTAAATAATTATTGCAAAACCATAGAAACAATCGAACTTGCTGTTATGGCGAAGGAAGCCATACTTCTGCGAGAAGAAGAATAA
- a CDS encoding adenosylcobinamide amidohydrolase, whose amino-acid sequence MQKLFTRMFLNNKSSTDSHSEDALPEMALPSANALDDTPPVEIGESYLEVTGDFIVLKSPVPLRTMSSGVVGAGTGWYSKFVNRHVNKDYNCSDHREEMIHYLKEQGFKPGATVGMMTAVMTEDVCYKQYQEAGFSVFIVVTAGIGNAVDASKSSEYYSYDTSPGTINIWIFVSGELTEEAFIQSIMTATEVKTKVLHELEIRDPMSGTVATGTSTDSILIASTQRGEKLEYAGTITPLGRIIGKGVYECTVEAIRNSRKRVKI is encoded by the coding sequence TTGCAAAAGCTGTTTACCCGGATGTTTTTAAATAATAAGTCTAGCACTGATTCTCATTCAGAGGATGCCTTGCCAGAAATGGCATTGCCTTCTGCAAATGCTTTAGACGATACACCACCAGTGGAAATAGGAGAAAGCTATCTGGAAGTGACTGGAGATTTCATTGTCTTGAAATCTCCTGTTCCTTTAAGAACGATGTCTTCAGGAGTTGTAGGGGCCGGAACCGGCTGGTACAGCAAGTTCGTGAACCGGCATGTGAACAAGGATTATAATTGCAGTGACCATCGGGAAGAAATGATCCACTATTTGAAGGAGCAGGGATTCAAGCCCGGGGCAACGGTCGGGATGATGACTGCCGTGATGACAGAGGATGTATGTTATAAGCAATATCAGGAAGCAGGTTTTTCAGTCTTTATCGTTGTTACTGCAGGTATTGGAAATGCGGTGGATGCCTCGAAAAGCAGCGAGTATTATTCCTATGACACATCACCCGGAACCATAAACATATGGATATTCGTCAGCGGGGAACTGACTGAGGAAGCTTTCATCCAAAGTATCATGACCGCAACAGAAGTGAAGACAAAGGTGCTGCACGAACTGGAGATCAGGGACCCCATGTCAGGGACGGTGGCAACAGGAACTTCTACGGACAGCATTCTAATTGCCTCCACGCAGCGTGGGGAAAAGCTTGAATACGCCGGCACGATTACTCCTCTTGGACGTATCATTGGCAAGGGAGTCTATGAATGTACAGTAGAAGCAATCAGGAACAGCCGGAAAAGGGTGAAGATATGA